The genomic interval CGACCGACCCGACACCCCACGGCAGCCGCCGCCTCCGCCGCAGCACTGGGTGGCCGATGTGCTGGCGGCCGACGGCGGTGTCGTGCGCCTGCGCCCGATCACGCCGGACGACGCCGAGGCGTTGCAGCGGTTCCACGCCGGGCTCTCCGACCGGACCCGCTATCTGCGGTATTTCGGCCCGTACCCGCGCATGACACCCAAGGACCTGTACCGCACCACGCACGTCGACTACCGCGACCGCGTCGGGCTGGTGGTCGAGCTGGGCGAGAGCATCATCGCGGTCGGGCGCTACGAACTGCTGTCGGACCGGGCGGGGCCGCGCGCGGCCGAGGTGGCCTTCGTGGTGGCCGACGGGCATCAGGGCCGCGGGCTGGGTTCGATCCTGCTCGAGCACTTGGCCGGCGCGGCCGCCGAGAACGACATCGCGACCTTCGTCGCCGAGGTGCTGGCGGAGAACAACGCGATGGTGACGGTCTTCCGCGACGCCGGCTACCAGGTGCAGCGCAGCCGCGACGGCTCGGTCCTGCATCTGGAATTCGCCATCGATCCGACCGAGGCGCTGCTGTCGGTCCGGGATTCGCGGGAGCGGGCGTCCGAGGCACGCAGCGTCGGCAATCTGCTCAGCCCGGGGTCGATCGCGGTCATCGGCGCCACTCCGTCCGCGGGGCGGGTCGGTGGCGCGGTGCTGGCGAATCTGCTGTCGGGGGTGTTCCAGGGGCCGGTGTACCCGGTCAATCCGAACCGCGGCTCGGTGCGGGGGGTGCGTGCCTACGCGACGGTGCGCGACATCCCCGACGAGGTGGACCTGGCGGTCGTGGCCGTGCCGGCCACCGAGATCCAGTCGGTCCTCGACGACTGTATGGCCAAGGGGGTCAAGGGCTTGGTCGTGCTGACCGCGGGGTTCTCCGAGACGGGCCCGGCGGGATTCGCCGCGGAACGCGATCTGGTGGCCGCGGTGCGCGGGCACGGTATGCGCGTCGTGGGCCCGAGCGCGCTGGGCATCGCCAACACCGATCCCGCGGTGTCGTTGAACGCCACGCTGGCCTCGGTGCTGCCCGGCCGCGGCCGGGTGGGCTTCTTCTGCCAGTCCGGGCCGCTGGGCGCGGCCATCCTGGGCGAGGCGGCCGCCCGCAAACTCGGCCTGTCGACCTTCGTCTCCGCCGGCAACCGCGCCGACGTCTCCGGCAACGACCTGCTGCAGTACTGGGATACCGATCCCGACACCGATGTGGTGCTGCTGTACCTGGAGACCTTCGGCAATCCGCGCAAGTTCTCCCGGATCGCGCGGCGGGTGGCGCGCAGCAAACCCATCGTGGCCGTCAGCAGCGGCCGCAACGCCACTCGCACGGTCCCGGTCAGCGCGCTGGAACGCTCGGTGGAACGAGACCTGTTCGCCCAGGCGGGCATCGTGCAGGTGGACACCATCTCCGAACTGTTCGACTGCGCGATGCTGCTGGCCTACCAGCCGCTGCCGAGCGGGCCGCGGCTCGCGGTGATCGGCAACAGCGCCGCACTGGGCTGGCTGGCGGTCGACGCGGCCCGCGGCGAGGGACTGGCCGTGCGCGCGCCGACGGATCTCCGACCGCAGGCCACGCCCGCCGATTTCCTGACGGCGGTGGCGGCGGCGATGGATTCGCCCGATATCGACGCGGTGATCGTGATCTTCGCGCCGCCGGTTCCGGTGTCGGTGTCGGCGTACGCGGAGGCGATCCGCACCGGCGCGCAGACAGGCACGAAACCCGTGCTCACCACGTTCGTCGCCGATCACGGCATGCCGAATCTGCTGACGGTGCGAGGCGCCGGCGGCACCGTCGAACGCGGGTCGATCCCGTCGTATCCGGATCCCGAACGGGCCGCGCGGGCGCTGGCCCGGGTGCGCCGCTATGCCGACTGGCGCACCCGGCCCGCCTCGCTCATCGTGCGGCCCGCCGACGTGGATACCGAACGGGCTCGAAACCTGGTGGGGGAGTGGATGTCTCGCGCGCCCGAGGGACAGTGGCTCGGCGATCTCGAGGCGGTGGACCTGCTGGCCTGCTACGGCATCCGGGTGGTCGAATTCCGCGAGGTGCGCGACGAGGACGGCGCCGAGCAGGCGGCCGCGGAGCTGGGATATCCCGTGGCGGCGAAGGCGACCGGCGAACTGTGGCGCAACCGGCCCGACCTGACCGGCGTGCGCCTGGATCTGTGGCGGCCGTCCGCGGTGCGGCGCGCCTATACCGACCTGGCCGAGGTCTCCGGCAACGAGGTGGTGCACATCCAGCGCATGGCGACCAAGGGCGTGGGCTGTGTGCTGCGCGTGCAGGACGATCCGTCGTTCGGCTCGGTGATCAGCTTCGGCCTCTCGGGCACCATCATCGACCTACTCGGCGACCGGGTCTACCGCGCCCTGCCCCTGACCGAGGCCGAATCGGTCGCACTCATCGACGCGCCCCGCGCCGCCCCCCTCCTGGACGGACAGACCGGCGTTCCGGGCAAGACCATCGGCGAACCGGTCGACAAACAAGCCCTTTCCCAACTGGCACAACGCATCTCGGCCCTGTGCGACGACCTCCCGGAAATCCGCGAACTGTCCGTCGAGCCGATCCTGGCCTCCCCCCGAGGCGCCGAAATCCTCTACGCCCGCGCCCGAATAGGCCCCGAACCCAGCCGCTTCGACATAGGCCCCCGCCGCCTGGCCTGAACCAACCGCCCAGCCTCGCAGCCGTGGTCACACCGGAGGGTGAGCGATTCTCTCGACGGCCGCGAGAACTCGAGGAAAGGTGGTGAAGCCCTCGGCGGCGAGGAAGTGGCCGCCGCCGGGTAGTTCGATGCGCTCGGCGGAGAGGGCGGTGGCCAGGGCGCGAGAGGCGGCCGGCGGGACGATTTCGTCGTTGTCGGAGTGAATCATGACGCGGGCGGCGATCCGCGGCGCCAGGGCGGCGGCGTCGGGGCTGTCGGTCAGGTACTCGTCCAGCTCGGGGACGGCGGCGAGGGGGCGCAGGAAGCCGGAGACAGCGACGAGACCGCCGAGCCGCCAATCGGTTTCGAGCCCGGCCAGAAATCGCAGCGCCGTGATCGTGCCGAGGCTGTGGGTGACCAGCACGGTATCGAGGTCCACCGTCGCTATGTCGGCGGCGAGCCGGGCATCCCACTCCGCCCGGACCGGGGCGTCCGGAGTGGGCAGCTCCAGGATCGAGACGCGGTGCCCGTCGGCGGCGAGCCGCGCGGCGAGCCAGGGGAACCAGTGGTCGTCGACTCCGGCCGAGTAGCCGGGCACTATGTAGATTCGCACGCCTGCGGAACCGACCGACCGGCATCGGCTATTCCGTGGCATCGCGGTGATCGTGTGCACGCCGTCCCGGCGTGACCGGTGCCACCCTGGTGCGCGGGCGCCGATGGTCGATACTGGCCCTATGCGCGAAGATCAGATCGAGGCTGCGACCGCGCCACTACGGGACGACATCCGCTTCCTGGGTGCCATCCTGGGCGAGACGATCCGCGACCACGAGGGCCCCGAGGTGTTCGAGCTCATCGAACGGGTCCGGGTGGAGGCGTTCCGGGTGCGCCGGTCCGAGGTGGAGCGCAGTGCCGTCGCGGACATGTTGCGCGACACCGACATTCGGGTGGCCCTGCCGCTGATCCGGGCCTTCAGCCACTTCCTCCTGCTGGCCAATCTGGCCGAGGACCTGCAGCGCGACCGGCGGCGCGCGGTGCACGTGGCGGCGGGGGAGCCGCCGCAGGAGTCCAGCCTCGCCGCCACCTACCGCAAGCTCGACGCGGCCCGGCCCGACGGCGACGCGGTGGCCGAGCTGCTGGCCGACGCGCTGATGTCCCCGGTGATCACCGCGCATCCCACCGAGACCCGCCGCCGCACGGTCTTCGACGTGCAGGCCCGCATCACCGAACTGATGCGCCGCCGCCAGCGCTACACCGAGGGCGAGCCCGAGTACGCCGACATCGACACTCAGCTCCGCCGCCAGATCCTGCTGCTGTGGCGCACCGCCCTGATCCGCTTGGCGCGCCTGCGCATTCAGGACGAGATCGAGGTCGGCCTGCGCTACTACGACCTGACCCTGCTCGAGGTCATCCCGCGCATCAACGCCGAGGTCCGCGACGCGCTCCGCGCCCGCTGGCCCGGCCGCGACCTGCTCGCCCGCCCCATCCTGCGCCCGGGCTCCTGGATCGGCGGCGACCGTGACGGCAACCCCAACGTCACCGCCGAGGTGGTGCATCGGGCCACTCATCGCGCGGGTGCCGTCGCGATCGGCCACTACCTGAAAGAGCTTGTGGGACTGGAGAAGTCGCTGTCGCAATCGGCGCGGCTGGTGCCGATCACGCCGGAGCTGGCGGAGCTGGCCGACGCCGGTTTCGACGATTCCCCGCAGCGCGCCGACGAACCGTACCGGCGGGCGCTGCGCGGCATCCGGGCGCGGCTGACGGCCACCGCGCTCCGATCGCTGGGCGAGGTCCCGGGCGAAGGCGTCGGGCCGGTCGGAGCACAGGCCCGTCCGTACACCCTCCCGCGGGAACTGCTCGACGACCTGAACACCGTCGACGCCTCGATGCGCGCCTCGGGTGACGGCCTGCTCGCCGACGACCGCCTCGCCGGGCTGCGCGGTGCGGTCGAGACCTTCGGCTTTCACCTGCAGGGCCTGGATATGCGCCAGAACTCCGAGGTGCACGAACAGGTGGTCGCGGAGCTGTTCGCCTGGGCGGGAGTGCATTCGGACTACGCGAGTCTGCCCGAGCCGCAGCGCGTCGAACTGCTGGCCGCCGAACTGAGCACCCGCCGCCCGCTGCTCGGACCCACCGCGCGACTGAGCGAACTGGCCGCGAAGGAACTCGGCGTCCTGCGTGCGGCGAAGGCGGCCCTGGACGATCTCGGTCCCGACACCGTGCCCAATTCGATCATCAGCATGTGCACCTCGGTCAGCGACGTGCTCGAGGCCGCTCTCCTGCTGAAGGAGTCCGGCATTCTCGATCCGGGCGACGCCGACACTCCGCCGGCCAGCCCGACAGGTGTGGTACCGCTGTTCGAAACCATCGACGACCTGCGCCACGGCGCCGACACGCTGGTCGCCGCCCTCGAGGTGCCGGCCTATCACCGGCTGGTCGCGGCACGCGGCATGCAGCAGGAGGTCATGCTCGGTTACTCCGACTCCAACAAGGACGGCGGCTACCTCGCCGCCAACTGGGCGCTGTATCGCGCCGAACTCGATCTGGTGGACGCGGCACGCAAGACCGGTATCCGGTTGCGGCTGTTCCACGGTCGCGGCGGCACGGTCGGTCGCGGCGGCGGCCGCAGTTACGACGCCATCCTCGCCCAACCCGCCGGTGCCGTACGCGGCTCGCTGCGCCTCACCGAACAGGGCGAGGTGATCTCGACCAAGTACGCCGAGCGCGGCACCGCCCACCGCAACCTGGAGGCGCTGGTCGCGGGCACGCTGGAATCGACGCTGCTGGATGTCGAGGGTCTGGGCGCCGACGCCGAACCGGCCTACGAACTGTTCGACGAGCTGGCGGAGCTGGCGCGGCAGGCGTACGCCCGGCTGGTGCACGAAACACCCGGCTTCGTCGACTACTTCCGCGCGTCCACCCCGATCGCCGAGGTGGCCGACCTCAATCTGGGCAGCCGCCCCGCCTCCCGGAAGCCGACCAGTTCGGTCAGCGACCTGCGCGCAATCCCGTGGGTGATGGCCTGGAGCCAATCTCGGGTGATGCTGCCGGGCTGGTACGGCACGGGCTCGGCGATCGAGCAGTGGGTGGGCGACGACCCGCAACGCCTCGCCACGCTGTCGGACCTCTACCGGCGCTGGCCGTTCTTCCGCACGGTGATGTCGAATCTGGCGCAGGTGATGGCCAAGGCCGACCTGGACATCGCCGCCCGCTACGCCGAGCTGGTGGACGATACGGCCTTGCGCGACACCATCTTCGGCATGATCCGCGCGGAATTCGATCGCACCGCCCGCATGCACGCCGCCGTCACCGGCAGCGATCAGCTCCTCGCCGACAACCCGGCCCTGGCCGAGTCGATCCGCAACCGGTTCCCGTACCTGGAGCCGCTGAACCAGATGCAGGTGGAGCTACTGCGTCGCCGCCGCGCGGGCGACGACTCGGAACTGGTGGAACGCGGCATCCTGCTGACCATGAACGGCCTGGCCACGGCGCTGCGGAACTCCGGATAGCGAAAACCGATGTAGCGCCGACCGGTTCGCGCTCTGCCCGGAGGGGACGGGCCGCGCGGGCGCCGGCCGGCGCTCGTGATGATCACCAACCCACGTGATCATCGCGGGGGTGCTGGGCCGGATTCCGGACGGCCCAGCGTCTGCGGGGGCGTTGCTGCCCCGGTTCGCTCAGCTGGCGTAGGCACGCAGGCGATCGGCGCGCTCACCCTTGCGCAGCTTCGCCATGACCTCGCGCTCTATCTGGCGCACGCGCTCGCGGGACAGGCCGAACAGCTTGCCGATCTGGTCCAGCGTGCGCGGCTGGCCGTCGTCCAGGCCGAACCGCAGCCGGATGACCTGCTGTTCACGCTCGTCCAGCGTGGCCAGCACACTGCGCACGTCGCGGTGCATCAGTCCGGCGATGACGGCACTCTCGGCCGAGGTGGCCTCGGAGTCCTCGATGAAATCGCCGAGCGGGGCCTCTTCGTCGCTGCCCACCGGCATGTCCAGGCTTACCGGGTCGCGGCTGTGGTCGAGCAGATCGGCGATCT from Nocardia wallacei carries:
- a CDS encoding RBBP9/YdeN family alpha/beta hydrolase, with the translated sequence MRIYIVPGYSAGVDDHWFPWLAARLAADGHRVSILELPTPDAPVRAEWDARLAADIATVDLDTVLVTHSLGTITALRFLAGLETDWRLGGLVAVSGFLRPLAAVPELDEYLTDSPDAAALAPRIAARVMIHSDNDEIVPPAASRALATALSAERIELPGGGHFLAAEGFTTFPRVLAAVERIAHPPV
- a CDS encoding GNAT family N-acetyltransferase; this translates as MTEPDRPDTPRQPPPPPQHWVADVLAADGGVVRLRPITPDDAEALQRFHAGLSDRTRYLRYFGPYPRMTPKDLYRTTHVDYRDRVGLVVELGESIIAVGRYELLSDRAGPRAAEVAFVVADGHQGRGLGSILLEHLAGAAAENDIATFVAEVLAENNAMVTVFRDAGYQVQRSRDGSVLHLEFAIDPTEALLSVRDSRERASEARSVGNLLSPGSIAVIGATPSAGRVGGAVLANLLSGVFQGPVYPVNPNRGSVRGVRAYATVRDIPDEVDLAVVAVPATEIQSVLDDCMAKGVKGLVVLTAGFSETGPAGFAAERDLVAAVRGHGMRVVGPSALGIANTDPAVSLNATLASVLPGRGRVGFFCQSGPLGAAILGEAAARKLGLSTFVSAGNRADVSGNDLLQYWDTDPDTDVVLLYLETFGNPRKFSRIARRVARSKPIVAVSSGRNATRTVPVSALERSVERDLFAQAGIVQVDTISELFDCAMLLAYQPLPSGPRLAVIGNSAALGWLAVDAARGEGLAVRAPTDLRPQATPADFLTAVAAAMDSPDIDAVIVIFAPPVPVSVSAYAEAIRTGAQTGTKPVLTTFVADHGMPNLLTVRGAGGTVERGSIPSYPDPERAARALARVRRYADWRTRPASLIVRPADVDTERARNLVGEWMSRAPEGQWLGDLEAVDLLACYGIRVVEFREVRDEDGAEQAAAELGYPVAAKATGELWRNRPDLTGVRLDLWRPSAVRRAYTDLAEVSGNEVVHIQRMATKGVGCVLRVQDDPSFGSVISFGLSGTIIDLLGDRVYRALPLTEAESVALIDAPRAAPLLDGQTGVPGKTIGEPVDKQALSQLAQRISALCDDLPEIRELSVEPILASPRGAEILYARARIGPEPSRFDIGPRRLA
- the ppc gene encoding phosphoenolpyruvate carboxylase, encoding MREDQIEAATAPLRDDIRFLGAILGETIRDHEGPEVFELIERVRVEAFRVRRSEVERSAVADMLRDTDIRVALPLIRAFSHFLLLANLAEDLQRDRRRAVHVAAGEPPQESSLAATYRKLDAARPDGDAVAELLADALMSPVITAHPTETRRRTVFDVQARITELMRRRQRYTEGEPEYADIDTQLRRQILLLWRTALIRLARLRIQDEIEVGLRYYDLTLLEVIPRINAEVRDALRARWPGRDLLARPILRPGSWIGGDRDGNPNVTAEVVHRATHRAGAVAIGHYLKELVGLEKSLSQSARLVPITPELAELADAGFDDSPQRADEPYRRALRGIRARLTATALRSLGEVPGEGVGPVGAQARPYTLPRELLDDLNTVDASMRASGDGLLADDRLAGLRGAVETFGFHLQGLDMRQNSEVHEQVVAELFAWAGVHSDYASLPEPQRVELLAAELSTRRPLLGPTARLSELAAKELGVLRAAKAALDDLGPDTVPNSIISMCTSVSDVLEAALLLKESGILDPGDADTPPASPTGVVPLFETIDDLRHGADTLVAALEVPAYHRLVAARGMQQEVMLGYSDSNKDGGYLAANWALYRAELDLVDAARKTGIRLRLFHGRGGTVGRGGGRSYDAILAQPAGAVRGSLRLTEQGEVISTKYAERGTAHRNLEALVAGTLESTLLDVEGLGADAEPAYELFDELAELARQAYARLVHETPGFVDYFRASTPIAEVADLNLGSRPASRKPTSSVSDLRAIPWVMAWSQSRVMLPGWYGTGSAIEQWVGDDPQRLATLSDLYRRWPFFRTVMSNLAQVMAKADLDIAARYAELVDDTALRDTIFGMIRAEFDRTARMHAAVTGSDQLLADNPALAESIRNRFPYLEPLNQMQVELLRRRRAGDDSELVERGILLTMNGLATALRNSG